The sequence ATAAGTTTAAAACCGTTGTTCGCGAATATAAGGTACTCCCAACGCTTCCGGTGTTCCGGAAGGTTTATTGCGGTTGCGATAACCCAGGTACATTAATACCAATATGGTTACAATGTACGGAATCATTTTGAGGAAATAAGACGGAACCACACTTCCTAACAGTTGGATACGGAAGCCCAGCGAGTCCAATGCACCGAAGAAATAAGCGCAGAATAACGCACGCAGCGGATTCCATCTAGCGAAAATAACCAACCCAACCGCGATCCAGCCACGACCCGCAGTAAGCCCTTCATTCCAGGTTGGTGCGTAAGCCAGCACCATATCGGCACCAGCAAGACCAATTAAAGCCGCACCGGCTATAACATAACTGTAACGGATCAGTTGGACGCGAATTCCCATAACATCTGCCGTAGCGGGGCTATCCCCAACCGCCCGCAAATGCAGGCCCCATGACGTACGGTGAATTAGCAGATGCAGTACTAATACTAACAAGAGGCTGAACCATGTCAAGTAATCCATGTTGCTGAATATTTTTCCGATTACAGGAATCGGCTCCAACCAGCTCAGGTGCAGCTTAGGCGATGTTCCCGGCAGTGGAATACCGCTGATTGGCTTACCCAGATAGGCGCTCAGCCCGCTGCCAAACAAAGTCATGGCAAGTCCTGACATCGTCTGGTTCGCCCTTAGCGTGACACATAAGAATGAATGCAGCAGACCCAGCACAGCGGTCACCGCCACCGTAGCCAGCAATGCGACAATCAGACTACCGGAGCGGATATAGACGATACAAGTGATCACCGCCCCCATCAGCATGAGCCCTTCGGCACCCAACTGGATAATTCCAGCACGTTCGTTCAGAATTCCGCCCAGTGTCGCCAATAACAGCGGCGTTCCTGCGGAAATTGCAGCTATTAATAACTGTGTAGTAAAATCCATGGGTTAAACTCCTTCCTATTGTTTCAAACTATGCGTTCCGGCGTATGCGGAAACGATGAATCATATCGCCGGCAATCAGGAAAAACAGGATGGAGCCCTGCAGCATTTCCGAAATAGACGAAGGCAATCCTATGGTCTGAACACTAAAGCCGCCGACGATCAGGCCACCGAACAGGATAGATGTAACTATTAGGCCAACGGGATTCAGCTTGGCGAGCCATGCGACTATAATAGCCGTGTATCCATAACCTGGAGAGATGCCCTGCATTAGCTTATGGGTAACACCAGATACCTCAGCCATTCCGGCTATACCTGCCAGTCCACCGCTGATTAGCATTACGATAATAATATGTCGTTTGATATGAATGCCTGCATAACGAGCAGCCGTGGGATTGGCTCCAATCAATTTAAGCTCGTAGCCCCACTTGGTAAATTTGATCATCAAATAATAAATAATTACAGCAACAAGACCAAACAACAGCCCTATATGCAGTCTCGACGTTCCGAGAACAGGTAACGACTGGGCATCCGTGAACATGGGGGACCCGGGGAAATTAAAGCCCTTTGGATCTTTCCAGGGGCCAAACACCACATAATCAAGTGCCAGCAAAGCCACATAATTCAGCATCAACGAAGTAATCAGCTCATTGACCCCAAAATGCGTCCGTGGAACCGCAGTCAGTAGACCCCAAAACGCTCCAGCGGCAAAACCGAACACCAGCATCAGCGTGATTGCCCAGAACGAAGGCAAATCCGGAAAATAAATCGTTACTGCCGTCGCAGCCATCGCACCCACTGTAAGCTGACCTTCGGCTCCAATGTTCCAGACCGATATACGGTAGGCTACAGCAATTCCAAGACCGCACAAGAGCAATGGGATCGCTTTAACCATTGTTTCAGTGAATCCATAGGCAGTCCCGAAAGCGCCATGGAACATTTTTTGATATACCGTAACCGGACTCATGCCATTTGCAGCAATAAAGATGGCACACAGCAGCAATGCCAGAATGACAGAGAGAATCGGTGTCCACCATGGGGAGCGAATCCGGCTTGAATCATATTCCAAGCGAAAAGACATCCGTTTTGCGGGTTTTGCGGGAGTAGGCTCGAGTACTGCAGTATTACTTACATCTTTTGGACTCATACTGCGCTCCCCTCTCTGCCCCTAATACCAGCCATTAATAAACCAATGGTCTGTCTATCTGCGTCTTCATGAGTTTCTTCACCAATAATCGAGCCGTTATAAATGACCAGTATCCGGTCAGAAAGCTGAAGCAATTCATCCAGATCCTCTGAGATCAGCAGCACACCGCTGCCCGAGCTGCGCAGCTCCATCAACAGATCATGAACACCTGCAGTTGCGCCTACGTCCAGTCCTTGAGTCGGGTGAACAGCGACCATCAACTTGGGGCGATGACTGATTTCACGAGCGAACAGCAGCTTCTGCTGGTTACCGCCTGACATCTGTTGCACCGGTGTATCCAGCTCGGCTGTTTTGACGTTGAAGCGTTCAACCAGTTCTTGTGACCATATCCGGTTCTTTGCTGCCTTCAGGAACCCGAACCTGGAATGCTCTTCACTGCGGTAGGACTTGAACAACAGGTTATCTACAGAGCCTAGTCGTCCGGCTAAACCACTCTTCATCCGGTTCTCTGGCACATGGGAAATACCGGAATCAATTGCACCCCGTACCGAGGCTGATTTTACTGTATTGCCATCAAACGTAATTTCTCCGTTCTTCCATGTCCTAAGCCCCGTCAACACTTCTGCCAGCTCCTTCTGCCCATTGCCAGCTACACCGGCTACACCTACTATTTCTCCATTGCGTACACTCAGAGACAATCCATCCAGAGCCTTGCGGCCATGATCGGCGAATACATCAAGGTCCTTCACAACAAGCAGTGTTTCACCTTCCGTAATCTCCCGCTCCTGCCGGGTGATCGTCACTTCTCTACCTACCATCAGGCGGGCCAGCTCCAGCTCATCCGTGTCTGCCGTTGTTAGTGTAGCGATCATTTTCCCTTTGCGCATGACGGAAATACGGTCTGAAGAGGCCATAACCTCTTTCATTTTATGGGTGGTCATGATCACTGTCTTTCCTTCACGCTTCATGACCTGCAGTGTCTCGAATAGTTGTTCCGCCTCGCCTGGAGTTAGAACAGAAGTCGGCTCATCCAAAATAATAATATCAGCGCCGCGGTACAGCGTCTTCACAATTTCAACACGCTGCTGTTCTCCTACAGATAACTGCCAGATAGGGCGATCTACCGGGAATTTCAGTCCAAAACGCTCTGCCAGCGCCTCAATCTCTTTATGTTTGTTCTTGATCCATTTGCTTCCGCGCCAGAAAGACGACTTTTCGCCAAGCACGATATTTTCCGCTGCCGTGAGACTTTGCACCAGTCTGAAGTTCTGAAACACCATGCCGACGCCGAGCTGTGCCGCATCCTTGGGGGAACGAATTTTGGCAATTTTACCGTGAATGAGGATTTCTCCTTCATCTGCTCTATATACGCCAGACAGCATGCTC comes from Paenibacillus sp. 19GGS1-52 and encodes:
- a CDS encoding ABC transporter permease, which encodes MDFTTQLLIAAISAGTPLLLATLGGILNERAGIIQLGAEGLMLMGAVITCIVYIRSGSLIVALLATVAVTAVLGLLHSFLCVTLRANQTMSGLAMTLFGSGLSAYLGKPISGIPLPGTSPKLHLSWLEPIPVIGKIFSNMDYLTWFSLLLVLVLHLLIHRTSWGLHLRAVGDSPATADVMGIRVQLIRYSYVIAGAALIGLAGADMVLAYAPTWNEGLTAGRGWIAVGLVIFARWNPLRALFCAYFFGALDSLGFRIQLLGSVVPSYFLKMIPYIVTILVLMYLGYRNRNKPSGTPEALGVPYIREQRF
- a CDS encoding ABC transporter permease codes for the protein MSPKDVSNTAVLEPTPAKPAKRMSFRLEYDSSRIRSPWWTPILSVILALLLCAIFIAANGMSPVTVYQKMFHGAFGTAYGFTETMVKAIPLLLCGLGIAVAYRISVWNIGAEGQLTVGAMAATAVTIYFPDLPSFWAITLMLVFGFAAGAFWGLLTAVPRTHFGVNELITSLMLNYVALLALDYVVFGPWKDPKGFNFPGSPMFTDAQSLPVLGTSRLHIGLLFGLVAVIIYYLMIKFTKWGYELKLIGANPTAARYAGIHIKRHIIIVMLISGGLAGIAGMAEVSGVTHKLMQGISPGYGYTAIIVAWLAKLNPVGLIVTSILFGGLIVGGFSVQTIGLPSSISEMLQGSILFFLIAGDMIHRFRIRRNA
- a CDS encoding ABC transporter ATP-binding protein, with the translated sequence MQEHSVELQGIVKKFGSVTASDQVDFSANAGEIHALLGENGAGKSTVMSMLSGVYRADEGEILIHGKIAKIRSPKDAAQLGVGMVFQNFRLVQSLTAAENIVLGEKSSFWRGSKWIKNKHKEIEALAERFGLKFPVDRPIWQLSVGEQQRVEIVKTLYRGADIIILDEPTSVLTPGEAEQLFETLQVMKREGKTVIMTTHKMKEVMASSDRISVMRKGKMIATLTTADTDELELARLMVGREVTITRQEREITEGETLLVVKDLDVFADHGRKALDGLSLSVRNGEIVGVAGVAGNGQKELAEVLTGLRTWKNGEITFDGNTVKSASVRGAIDSGISHVPENRMKSGLAGRLGSVDNLLFKSYRSEEHSRFGFLKAAKNRIWSQELVERFNVKTAELDTPVQQMSGGNQQKLLFAREISHRPKLMVAVHPTQGLDVGATAGVHDLLMELRSSGSGVLLISEDLDELLQLSDRILVIYNGSIIGEETHEDADRQTIGLLMAGIRGREGSAV